Proteins encoded by one window of Nasonia vitripennis strain AsymCx chromosome 5, Nvit_psr_1.1, whole genome shotgun sequence:
- the LOC100120811 gene encoding multidrug resistance-associated protein 4 isoform X1 codes for MDNTKVTHNPNPRENANTFSVLFWWWTVGLFKKGYSKVLGPEDLYDPVSTDRSAVLGDRLEKRWLAEVSNARKVQRRPNLLKTVFRTFLFEYFILGLIQILNEFVLRLGTPILLGALLRHFKPEPTTTYEAALCYAGGISIAIAINAITMNQGLFDAFHIGSRIRIAVCSIVYRKALKLNLTALGETAPGKVVNLVANDVNRFDLVSITLHHMWSAPISAVIISYFLYREAGWAGPIGMIAVFIVAPIQSYTGKLSSKFRLQTAIKTDERVRLMDEIISGVQVIKMYAWEKPFCALVGLARKLELRVVRKASYIRGIYMTFNLFTTRCALFMTLLTLMLSGENLTADKVFVFSSYFNILAQTMTGMFVRGFAEIAECLVALRRLQTFLTFEEFQTGNVTNDLLFSTSNGSVNIDSKYNSTRSLKQDLPYIDEDVGYGDRSANRDQNLAVLASDLLKKQANGDAKDGYHVNNISSSNHNLDSRDTWAVKLDHVTAKWEIHSSETTLEDVNLEVEKGKLYIVIGMVGSGKSSLLSTVLGEINLIEGNVRVKGGISYASQEAWVFGSSVRQNIIFGQEFDRQRYQKVVKACALQKDFKQFPHGDQTIVGERGGSLSGGQKARINLARSIYRQADIYLLDDPLSAVDTHVGKHLFKDCIQKYLYGKTRILATHQLQFIKGADAIILIDQGKIKQYTDYHKLLTAHPEYGTLIAEEKAGDTSDDSSIERSHIRRQFSSSSTRSRTPNPSGGETDGEDEEADQEQLADKIEGTSRGAVKGSLLVEYFRVGSNIMYLGVIIFLFLITQCVTSFNDYFVTILVTAEESRAYYKDLHEQEQNGTELIVRRNATVLDEADLYPRNNYIYVYSAVVFSIFFIGMIRSITFYNICLSCNQRIHDLVFGALIRAKMRFFDTNPSGRILNRFSKDMGAIDELLPKAMLDAGQIILAMVGAIVVACAVNPIFLVPLCAIAIVFFFIRRVYLKTSKNVKRLEGMTRSPVFTHLNATLNGLSTIRAYNAETILKKEFDKFQDVHTSSWYMFIATSSAFGFSLDICCFIFTTLVTFSFLLLEDNFSGGQVGLAITQVMALTGMVQWGMRQSAEVTNQLMSVERVLEYTDLTPEPNLRDKGMLMKKKKKAAREIEESIAETPKDWPSHGCIEFKGVYMRYAEEEPPVLKGLTLRIKPTEKVGIVGRTGAGKSSLISALFRLAMVDGVIEIDGIDTGTIALEDLRKNISIIPQDPVLFSGTLRRNLDPFNEFSDQLLWAVLEEVELKDAVIASGHGLDNRVLDRGSNYSVGQRQLICLARAILRNNRVLMLDEATANVDPQTDALIQRTIRTKFAPCTVLTVAHRLNTIMDSDKVLVMDRGRLVEYDHPHILLQKSHSQFTSLVRQTGRAMFEQLCKVAREAYTAKHKND; via the exons ATGGACAATACGAAAGTTACTCATAATCCCAATCCGAGGGAAAATGCCAACACGTTTTCAGTTCTATTCTGGTG GTGGACGGTTGGCTTGTTCAAAAAGGGCTACAGCAAGGTTCTCGGACCGGAGGACCTCTACGATCCAGTGAGCACTGACAGGTCCGCCGTACTGGGTGATCGGTTGGAAAA ACGATGGCTGGCCGAAGTTTCGAACGCGAGGAAAGTGCAAAGGCGACCGAACCTCTTGAAAACAGTCTTTCGAACGTTCCTTTTCGAGTATTTTATCCTGGGATTGATTCAGATACTCAACGAGTTTGTTTTGAG GTTGGGCACACCAATACTACTCGGCGCTCTGCTCAGGCACTTCAAACCAGAGCCGACGACTACCTACGAGGCGGCGCTATGTTACGCCGGTGGAATATCAATCGCCATAGCCATAAACGCTATTACCATGAACCAGGGTCTTTTCGATGCGTTTCACATTGGAAGCAGGATCCGCATTGCCGTCTGCTCCATTGTTTATAGAAAG GCACTGAAGCTAAATCTCACTGCTCTCGGCGAGACGGCTCCAGGCAAGGTGGTGAACCTCGTGGCGAACGATGTCAACCGATTCGACCTGGTCTCGATTACCCTTCACCACATGTGGTCGGCGCCGATATCCGCCGTCATCATCTCGTACTTCCTCTACCGCGAAGCTGGTTGGGCTGGGCCAATCGGCATGATCGCCGTCTTCATAGTCGCTCCTATCCAGT CTTACACCGGCAAGCTGTCCTCGAAGTTCCGTCTGCAAACGGCGATAAAAACCGACGAGCGAGTCAGACTGATGGACGAGATAATCTCCGGCGTTCAAGTGATCAAAATGTACGCCTGGGAGAAACCCTTCTGCGCACTGGTGGGTCTGGCTCGTAAGCTCGAGCTTAGGGTCGTCCGGAAGGCTTCCTACATCCGAGGCATCTACATGACCTTCAATCTGTTCACGACACGTTGCGCGCTCTTCATGACCCTACTGACGCTGATGCTGTCCGGTGAAAACCTCACCGCTGATAAGGTCTTCGTCTTCTCGTCCTACTTCAACATCCTCGCGCAGACCATGACCGGTATGTTTGTGCGTGGCTTCGCCGAGATAGCCGAGTGTCTCGTCGCGTTGAGGCGACTCCAGACCTTCTTGACTTTCGAGGAGTTCCAGACCGGTAACGTCACCAACGATCTGCTCTTCTCGACAAGCAACGGAAGCGTCAACATAGATTCCAAGTACAATTCGACCAGGAGTCTTAAGCAGGATCTGCCGTACATCGACGAGGATGTGGGCTACGGCGATAGATCGGCCAATAGGGACCAGAATTTGGCTGTGTTGGCGAGCGATTTGCTGAAGAAGCAGGCCAATGGCGATGCGAAAGATGGTTATCACGTTAACAATATCAG CAGTAGTAACCATAACCTCGATTCTCGTGATACCTGGGCGGTGAAACTTGACCATGTTACGGCCAAATGGGAGATCCACTCATCGGAGACGACCCTCGAGGACGTCAACCTGGAGGTGGAAAAAGGCAAGCTCTACATAGTCATCGGAATGGTTGGCTCGGGCAAGAGTTCCCTTCTTTCCACTGTCCTCGGCGAGATCAACCTGATCGAGGGtaacgtcagggtcaagggtGGCATCAGCTACGCCAGTCAAGAGGCCTGGGTCTTTGGCTCCAGCGTCAGGCAGAACATCATCTTCGGCCAAGAGTTCGACAGACAGAGATACCAGAAGGTGGTTAAGGCTTGTGCTTTGCAGAAAGATTTTAAACAGTTTCCTCACGGTGATCAGACCATCGttggagagagaggaggctcgTTATCCGGAGGACAGAAAGCTAGGATCAATTTGGCGAGGTCGATCTACAGGCAGGCGGATATCTACCTACTGGATGATCCGTTGAGTGCG GTTGACACCCACGTCGGCAAGCACTTGTTCAAAGACTGCATTCAGAAGTACCTGTATGGCAAGACTCGCATTCTGGCGACGCATCAGCTTCAGTTCATCAAAGGCGCTGATGCAATCATCCTTATAGACCAGGGTAAAATCAAGCAGTACACCGACTATCACAAACTGCTCACTGCACACCCAGAATACGGTACTCTCATTGCCGAGGAAAAGGCTGGAGATACGAGCGATGACTCCTCCATTGAAAGATCTCACATCAGACGGCAGTTCTCTTCGTCCAGTACCAGA AGTCGAACACCGAATCCCAGCGGTGGGGAGACGGACGGAGAAGACGAGGAGGCGGACCAAGAGCAGTTGGCTGACAAGATCGAGGGAACGTCTCGTGGTGCCGTAAAGGGTAGTCTTCTGGTGGAATACTTTAGAGTTGGATCGAACATCATGTACTTGGGCGTGATAATATTCTTGTTTCTCATTACCCAGTGCGTAACTAGCTTCAACGATTACTTCGTCACAATACT TGTAACCGCCGAAGAATCCCGAGCCTACTACAAAGACCTCCACGAGCAGGAGCAAAATGGCACAGAGTTAATAGTGAGACGTAACGCCACAGTTCTGGACGAGGCGGACCTGTACCCGCGAAATAACTACATCTACGTATACTCGGCTGTCGTCTTCTCGATTTTCTTCATAGGCATGATCCGTTCCATTACCTTTTACAACATCTGTTTGAGCTGTAACCAGCGTATTCACGACCTCGTTTTCGGTGCTCTCATTCGTGCGAAGATGCGATTCTTCGATACTAACCCCAGCGGTAGAATCCTCAACAGGTTCTCGAAGGATATGGGAGCTATCGATGAGTTACTGCCAAAAGCGATGCTGGACGCGGGCCAGATCATCCTCGCGATGGTTGGTGCGATCGTGGTAGCCTGCGCCGTCAACCCTATCTTCCTGGTGCCTCTTTGTGCCATCGCGATTGTGTTCTTCTTTATCAGAAGGGTCTACCTGAAGACTAGCAAGAACGTGAAGAGGCTTGAGGGAATGA CTCGATCCCCAGTGTTCACACACCTTAACGCAACTCTCAACGGCCTGTCCACTATAAGAGCCTATAACGCTGAAACTATTCTTAAGAAGGAGTTCGATAAGTTCCAGGACGTGCACACTTCCTCTTGGTACATGTTCATCGCGACGAGTAGTGCCTTCGGCTTCTCCCTCGACATCTGCTGCTTCATCTTCACCACTTTGGTGACCTTCAGCTTTCTTCTTTTAGAAGACA ACTTCTCGGGAGGTCAGGTGGGTCTGGCGATAACGCAGGTGATGGCGTTGACGGGTATGGTCCAGTGGGGAATGCGTCAAAGCGCCGAGGTGACGAACCAGCTGATGTCCGTTGAGCGAGTCCTCGAGTACACCGACCTGACGCCTGAGCCTAATCTAAGAGACAAAGGCATGTTgatgaaaaagaagaagaaagctgCACGGGAGATCGAGGAGAGTATAGCCGAGACGCCCAAAGACTGGCCCAGTCATGGTTGCATTGAATTTAAGGGAGTTTACATGAGGTACGCCGAGGAAGAACCCCCGGTGCTCAAGGGACTTACGCTCAGGATCAAGCCTACGGAGAAG GTCGGAATCGTTGGAAGAACGGGAGCCGGAAAGTCGTCCCTCATTTCCGCTCTGTTCAGACTAGCCATGGTCGATGGTGTCATAGAGATCGACGGAATCGATACCGGGACCATCGCGTTAGAGGACTTGCGCAAAAACATCTCGATCATTCCCCAGGATCCCGTTCTGTTCTCGGGAACTCTACGTCGCAATTTGGATCCTTTCAACGAATTCTCCGACCAGCTTCTGTGGGCAGTTTTGGAAGAG GTCGAACTGAAAGACGCCGTGATAGCAAGCGGTCACGGCCTAGATAATCGAGTTCTCGACCGCGGCTCGAATTACAGCGTCGGACAGCGTCAGCTGATCTGTTTAGCTCGAGCTATTTTGCGAAACAATCGCGTACTGATGCTGGACGAGGCGACGGCCAACGTCGACCCGCAAACCGACGCCCTGATCCAGCGTACCATTCGTACCAAATTCGCGCCTTGTACCGTACTGACGGTGGCGCATCGATTGAATACCATTATGGATAGTGATAAAGTGCTTGTTATGGATAGAGGACGACTTGTG GAATACGATCATCCGCACATTTTACTGCAAAAATCACACAGCCAATTCACATCGCTGGTGAGGCAAACCGGCCGTGCCATGTTCGAGCAGCTGTGCAAAGTCGCGCGTGAGGCTTACACAGCCAAGCACAAAAACGACTGA
- the LOC100120811 gene encoding multidrug resistance-associated protein 4 isoform X2 → MDNTKVTHNPNPRENANTFSVLFWWWTVGLFKKGYSKVLGPEDLYDPVSTDRSAVLGDRLEKRWLAEVSNARKVQRRPNLLKTVFRTFLFEYFILGLIQILNEFVLRLGTPILLGALLRHFKPEPTTTYEAALCYAGGISIAIAINAITMNQGLFDAFHIGSRIRIAVCSIVYRKALKLNLTALGETAPGKVVNLVANDVNRFDLVSITLHHMWSAPISAVIISYFLYREAGWAGPIGMIAVFIVAPIQSYTGKLSSKFRLQTAIKTDERVRLMDEIISGVQVIKMYAWEKPFCALVGLARKLELRVVRKASYIRGIYMTFNLFTTRCALFMTLLTLMLSGENLTADKVFVFSSYFNILAQTMTGMFVRGFAEIAECLVALRRLQTFLTFEEFQTGNVTNDLLFSTSNGSVNIDSKYNSTRSLKQDLPYIDEDVGYGDRSANRDQNLAVLASDLLKKQANGDAKDGYHVNNISSNHNLDSRDTWAVKLDHVTAKWEIHSSETTLEDVNLEVEKGKLYIVIGMVGSGKSSLLSTVLGEINLIEGNVRVKGGISYASQEAWVFGSSVRQNIIFGQEFDRQRYQKVVKACALQKDFKQFPHGDQTIVGERGGSLSGGQKARINLARSIYRQADIYLLDDPLSAVDTHVGKHLFKDCIQKYLYGKTRILATHQLQFIKGADAIILIDQGKIKQYTDYHKLLTAHPEYGTLIAEEKAGDTSDDSSIERSHIRRQFSSSSTRSRTPNPSGGETDGEDEEADQEQLADKIEGTSRGAVKGSLLVEYFRVGSNIMYLGVIIFLFLITQCVTSFNDYFVTILVTAEESRAYYKDLHEQEQNGTELIVRRNATVLDEADLYPRNNYIYVYSAVVFSIFFIGMIRSITFYNICLSCNQRIHDLVFGALIRAKMRFFDTNPSGRILNRFSKDMGAIDELLPKAMLDAGQIILAMVGAIVVACAVNPIFLVPLCAIAIVFFFIRRVYLKTSKNVKRLEGMTRSPVFTHLNATLNGLSTIRAYNAETILKKEFDKFQDVHTSSWYMFIATSSAFGFSLDICCFIFTTLVTFSFLLLEDNFSGGQVGLAITQVMALTGMVQWGMRQSAEVTNQLMSVERVLEYTDLTPEPNLRDKGMLMKKKKKAAREIEESIAETPKDWPSHGCIEFKGVYMRYAEEEPPVLKGLTLRIKPTEKVGIVGRTGAGKSSLISALFRLAMVDGVIEIDGIDTGTIALEDLRKNISIIPQDPVLFSGTLRRNLDPFNEFSDQLLWAVLEEVELKDAVIASGHGLDNRVLDRGSNYSVGQRQLICLARAILRNNRVLMLDEATANVDPQTDALIQRTIRTKFAPCTVLTVAHRLNTIMDSDKVLVMDRGRLVEYDHPHILLQKSHSQFTSLVRQTGRAMFEQLCKVAREAYTAKHKND, encoded by the exons ATGGACAATACGAAAGTTACTCATAATCCCAATCCGAGGGAAAATGCCAACACGTTTTCAGTTCTATTCTGGTG GTGGACGGTTGGCTTGTTCAAAAAGGGCTACAGCAAGGTTCTCGGACCGGAGGACCTCTACGATCCAGTGAGCACTGACAGGTCCGCCGTACTGGGTGATCGGTTGGAAAA ACGATGGCTGGCCGAAGTTTCGAACGCGAGGAAAGTGCAAAGGCGACCGAACCTCTTGAAAACAGTCTTTCGAACGTTCCTTTTCGAGTATTTTATCCTGGGATTGATTCAGATACTCAACGAGTTTGTTTTGAG GTTGGGCACACCAATACTACTCGGCGCTCTGCTCAGGCACTTCAAACCAGAGCCGACGACTACCTACGAGGCGGCGCTATGTTACGCCGGTGGAATATCAATCGCCATAGCCATAAACGCTATTACCATGAACCAGGGTCTTTTCGATGCGTTTCACATTGGAAGCAGGATCCGCATTGCCGTCTGCTCCATTGTTTATAGAAAG GCACTGAAGCTAAATCTCACTGCTCTCGGCGAGACGGCTCCAGGCAAGGTGGTGAACCTCGTGGCGAACGATGTCAACCGATTCGACCTGGTCTCGATTACCCTTCACCACATGTGGTCGGCGCCGATATCCGCCGTCATCATCTCGTACTTCCTCTACCGCGAAGCTGGTTGGGCTGGGCCAATCGGCATGATCGCCGTCTTCATAGTCGCTCCTATCCAGT CTTACACCGGCAAGCTGTCCTCGAAGTTCCGTCTGCAAACGGCGATAAAAACCGACGAGCGAGTCAGACTGATGGACGAGATAATCTCCGGCGTTCAAGTGATCAAAATGTACGCCTGGGAGAAACCCTTCTGCGCACTGGTGGGTCTGGCTCGTAAGCTCGAGCTTAGGGTCGTCCGGAAGGCTTCCTACATCCGAGGCATCTACATGACCTTCAATCTGTTCACGACACGTTGCGCGCTCTTCATGACCCTACTGACGCTGATGCTGTCCGGTGAAAACCTCACCGCTGATAAGGTCTTCGTCTTCTCGTCCTACTTCAACATCCTCGCGCAGACCATGACCGGTATGTTTGTGCGTGGCTTCGCCGAGATAGCCGAGTGTCTCGTCGCGTTGAGGCGACTCCAGACCTTCTTGACTTTCGAGGAGTTCCAGACCGGTAACGTCACCAACGATCTGCTCTTCTCGACAAGCAACGGAAGCGTCAACATAGATTCCAAGTACAATTCGACCAGGAGTCTTAAGCAGGATCTGCCGTACATCGACGAGGATGTGGGCTACGGCGATAGATCGGCCAATAGGGACCAGAATTTGGCTGTGTTGGCGAGCGATTTGCTGAAGAAGCAGGCCAATGGCGATGCGAAAGATGGTTATCACGTTAACAATATCAG TAGTAACCATAACCTCGATTCTCGTGATACCTGGGCGGTGAAACTTGACCATGTTACGGCCAAATGGGAGATCCACTCATCGGAGACGACCCTCGAGGACGTCAACCTGGAGGTGGAAAAAGGCAAGCTCTACATAGTCATCGGAATGGTTGGCTCGGGCAAGAGTTCCCTTCTTTCCACTGTCCTCGGCGAGATCAACCTGATCGAGGGtaacgtcagggtcaagggtGGCATCAGCTACGCCAGTCAAGAGGCCTGGGTCTTTGGCTCCAGCGTCAGGCAGAACATCATCTTCGGCCAAGAGTTCGACAGACAGAGATACCAGAAGGTGGTTAAGGCTTGTGCTTTGCAGAAAGATTTTAAACAGTTTCCTCACGGTGATCAGACCATCGttggagagagaggaggctcgTTATCCGGAGGACAGAAAGCTAGGATCAATTTGGCGAGGTCGATCTACAGGCAGGCGGATATCTACCTACTGGATGATCCGTTGAGTGCG GTTGACACCCACGTCGGCAAGCACTTGTTCAAAGACTGCATTCAGAAGTACCTGTATGGCAAGACTCGCATTCTGGCGACGCATCAGCTTCAGTTCATCAAAGGCGCTGATGCAATCATCCTTATAGACCAGGGTAAAATCAAGCAGTACACCGACTATCACAAACTGCTCACTGCACACCCAGAATACGGTACTCTCATTGCCGAGGAAAAGGCTGGAGATACGAGCGATGACTCCTCCATTGAAAGATCTCACATCAGACGGCAGTTCTCTTCGTCCAGTACCAGA AGTCGAACACCGAATCCCAGCGGTGGGGAGACGGACGGAGAAGACGAGGAGGCGGACCAAGAGCAGTTGGCTGACAAGATCGAGGGAACGTCTCGTGGTGCCGTAAAGGGTAGTCTTCTGGTGGAATACTTTAGAGTTGGATCGAACATCATGTACTTGGGCGTGATAATATTCTTGTTTCTCATTACCCAGTGCGTAACTAGCTTCAACGATTACTTCGTCACAATACT TGTAACCGCCGAAGAATCCCGAGCCTACTACAAAGACCTCCACGAGCAGGAGCAAAATGGCACAGAGTTAATAGTGAGACGTAACGCCACAGTTCTGGACGAGGCGGACCTGTACCCGCGAAATAACTACATCTACGTATACTCGGCTGTCGTCTTCTCGATTTTCTTCATAGGCATGATCCGTTCCATTACCTTTTACAACATCTGTTTGAGCTGTAACCAGCGTATTCACGACCTCGTTTTCGGTGCTCTCATTCGTGCGAAGATGCGATTCTTCGATACTAACCCCAGCGGTAGAATCCTCAACAGGTTCTCGAAGGATATGGGAGCTATCGATGAGTTACTGCCAAAAGCGATGCTGGACGCGGGCCAGATCATCCTCGCGATGGTTGGTGCGATCGTGGTAGCCTGCGCCGTCAACCCTATCTTCCTGGTGCCTCTTTGTGCCATCGCGATTGTGTTCTTCTTTATCAGAAGGGTCTACCTGAAGACTAGCAAGAACGTGAAGAGGCTTGAGGGAATGA CTCGATCCCCAGTGTTCACACACCTTAACGCAACTCTCAACGGCCTGTCCACTATAAGAGCCTATAACGCTGAAACTATTCTTAAGAAGGAGTTCGATAAGTTCCAGGACGTGCACACTTCCTCTTGGTACATGTTCATCGCGACGAGTAGTGCCTTCGGCTTCTCCCTCGACATCTGCTGCTTCATCTTCACCACTTTGGTGACCTTCAGCTTTCTTCTTTTAGAAGACA ACTTCTCGGGAGGTCAGGTGGGTCTGGCGATAACGCAGGTGATGGCGTTGACGGGTATGGTCCAGTGGGGAATGCGTCAAAGCGCCGAGGTGACGAACCAGCTGATGTCCGTTGAGCGAGTCCTCGAGTACACCGACCTGACGCCTGAGCCTAATCTAAGAGACAAAGGCATGTTgatgaaaaagaagaagaaagctgCACGGGAGATCGAGGAGAGTATAGCCGAGACGCCCAAAGACTGGCCCAGTCATGGTTGCATTGAATTTAAGGGAGTTTACATGAGGTACGCCGAGGAAGAACCCCCGGTGCTCAAGGGACTTACGCTCAGGATCAAGCCTACGGAGAAG GTCGGAATCGTTGGAAGAACGGGAGCCGGAAAGTCGTCCCTCATTTCCGCTCTGTTCAGACTAGCCATGGTCGATGGTGTCATAGAGATCGACGGAATCGATACCGGGACCATCGCGTTAGAGGACTTGCGCAAAAACATCTCGATCATTCCCCAGGATCCCGTTCTGTTCTCGGGAACTCTACGTCGCAATTTGGATCCTTTCAACGAATTCTCCGACCAGCTTCTGTGGGCAGTTTTGGAAGAG GTCGAACTGAAAGACGCCGTGATAGCAAGCGGTCACGGCCTAGATAATCGAGTTCTCGACCGCGGCTCGAATTACAGCGTCGGACAGCGTCAGCTGATCTGTTTAGCTCGAGCTATTTTGCGAAACAATCGCGTACTGATGCTGGACGAGGCGACGGCCAACGTCGACCCGCAAACCGACGCCCTGATCCAGCGTACCATTCGTACCAAATTCGCGCCTTGTACCGTACTGACGGTGGCGCATCGATTGAATACCATTATGGATAGTGATAAAGTGCTTGTTATGGATAGAGGACGACTTGTG GAATACGATCATCCGCACATTTTACTGCAAAAATCACACAGCCAATTCACATCGCTGGTGAGGCAAACCGGCCGTGCCATGTTCGAGCAGCTGTGCAAAGTCGCGCGTGAGGCTTACACAGCCAAGCACAAAAACGACTGA